The genome window TTTGTCCAGTGCCACCGCACCTACGGTGCCTACTTTATATTCTGTTGCTATTGTTTGATGCGCCGCCTGGAAATCTTTTAATTTCTTTTCTTTTTGCGCTAGCTTTTTCTTCACTTTCAGTAATGATTGATAGCGAGCTTCAGTATCAAAATAACTATTATCAACTAATTCCAGTCCTTGCGCTTTGGCAAACTGCGCCGCGCCTTCACCGCTTAACATCACATGAACAGATTGTTCCATTACTTTTTCTGCCAGCGCAATCGGACTTTTCACCGTAGTTATTCCAGAGACTGCCCCCGCATTTAATGTTTTACCATTCATAATAGAAGCGTCTAACTCATGGGCTTCATTAAAGGTATAAACAGCCCCTTTACCCGCATTAAATAGTGGAGACTGTTCTAACACTTGAATTGCCGCTACCACCGCCTGCTGACTGCTAGCCCCTTGTACTAATAACTGATAGCCTGCATTAACCGCTTCTTTGAGCTTATTCTGGTAGCGTGCTCTTTTTTCTTTGGTCATTTTAGCTTTACTGATCGCTCCTGCACCGCCGTGAATCGCAATAGCAAACGGTTGCTCAGTTGCTACTGCTGGCACAGCGGTAAGCAAACTAATGCTCACACATAAAGTAGTAAGTTGAGTAAAAGAAAGTTTCATCATTATCATCCGTTAATTGATTTACAAACAATGTGCAGTAATTAGCACAGCAATTCAAGCCTGACGCAATAATCAGCACTGGACTTATTAATCGAGCTTGTTAAGCTAACAACAGGTCGTACCAGAAAACAATAATTCCTATGAACAACCAACTGTTAAATTTTCAGGTTAAAGAACAAATTGCGTATGTAGAACTTGCAAGGCCAGAAAAACATAACGCGATTAATATGCAACTATTTAATGAATTGGTTGCCACCGGCAAAGTAATCAAAAAAGACCGTGCTATTCGCGCAGTGGTCATTTACGCCCAGGGAGAAAATTTCTGCTCAGGTATCGATATTAAGTCAGTATTTAATTATCCTGCTAATGCGTTAAAATTGCTGTTTAAAATACGCCCCTGGCGAGCCAATAAAGCACAGCGGGTATCAACCATCTGGCGAGAAATCCCGGTGCCAGTGATTTTTGCTATTCACGGCAAATGCTGGGGTGCGGGGCTGCAAATTGCCCTTGGCGGTGACTTTAGAATTGCAGCACCCGATGCCTCCCTATCGATTATGGAAGCACGCTGGGGCCTTATTCCCGATATGGGCGGTAATATCGCATTAAAAGAATTAATGCCAATTGATCAGGCGAAAAAACTAACAATGACCGCACAACAAGTTAATGGCGAGCAGGCATTGGCTCTTGGCTTAATTACTCAACTCGCCGAAGACCCGCTACAACAAGCAAAAGCATTGGCGATAGAATTAATTAGTCAGTCGCCCGATGCAATTGCCGGTTGTAAGAAGCTTTTTAATCAAACCTGGCAACAATCACATGCAATGACACTAGCGAAAGAAAGCTGGTATCAAATAAAAATCTTGCTTGGAAAAAATTATCGGATAAAAGGATATAATCAAAGCCATCCAAAAACAGCCAAGCCATTTTTGCCTCGAAAGCGCTGGTAGCTTCGCAACGATAAAAAACTATGGTTAATGCACATTAGTTTGCTGCAAATGCGCTAACCAAGTTTACAATAGAGAATGCTTGGTGTTGTGGGTGCTGCTGAGTAAATACCGTAAAATCATAATGAGCTAACTCTCTATCAGCCAAGTGTTTAACAAATGCTTGGTAATATGGGGCGGTACTGGGCGCAAAAATATTGATGATTTGATGATGCTGTGCCTCTGGTAAACGCTTATCAGCAATATCTTTTATCATCACCATTGCATAGGCCCCTAAGGTTACGTGACCACCAAAAGAGATATCTAATGGATAGTTAACATCGCCAATATCCCAATTCACACCGCCTATGACCACCGGATAATTCAGCTTGGCTTCATCAACCGCCTGCTTAGCTCCAAATGCCATAGCATCATTTGCTGCCCAGATGATATCGATACGACTGCGTTTTAATAAACCTGTAACTTTTTGATAGGCCTGCTGTTTCGACCAGTTCGCCACAGTGCTATCGAGTAAATACAAAGAGGATGTCTTTGCAAAGGCTTGCTTAAATCCTTGTTCTCTGGCCAATGAAGCCGGTGTGGTAAAATCGCCCTGTAATGCCAATAGATACTTAGGCTGCACTTTGTTATCTGCTGTTTGATCACGGCTAATTTTTTCACTACGCTGTACCAATTGCTGTAATAATTGTTGGCCAACAATGAAATTATCCGGTATCACACTACCTTTAATCACTTGCTTTTCGTGACCTGTTAAGCTGTCAAATTCCTTTTTATTCAAACGATTAAGTAGAAAAAAAATCGAAATATTGTGCCGAGCAAGTTGCCGAACCATATTACTGACGACCCCTTTTTCATTCACCAGTACCACATAATCAGGCTGATAACTGATTAATTTATCCACTAGGGACTTCATCAAAATATGATCACGGCAGGCATACAGAGTAGTCAGTTCAATGGAGAGATCGTCGGCAGCCACTTGCATAAAGTCGCTAACATTACGCCAAAAGTTACCTGTGGTATTTTGTTCAGGATACCCTGGATTTAAAAATACCACTTTTACGCTATCTGCCTGAGCAGATATAGCAACACTAAGCACTGCCAGCAGCAATAAACAGCGCAAATAGTTTCGCATAACACTCACTTATTATTCACTGATAGCTATAACTATAGCCTATTACTCTTTAGCTACCG of Thalassotalea insulae contains these proteins:
- a CDS encoding isoaspartyl peptidase/L-asparaginase family protein yields the protein MMKLSFTQLTTLCVSISLLTAVPAVATEQPFAIAIHGGAGAISKAKMTKEKRARYQNKLKEAVNAGYQLLVQGASSQQAVVAAIQVLEQSPLFNAGKGAVYTFNEAHELDASIMNGKTLNAGAVSGITTVKSPIALAEKVMEQSVHVMLSGEGAAQFAKAQGLELVDNSYFDTEARYQSLLKVKKKLAQKEKKLKDFQAAHQTIATEYKVGTVGAVALDKAGNLTAGTSTGGMTAKRFGRIGDSPIIGAGTYANNDSCAVSATGHGEYFIRYHVAADICARMQYQGIPLAQAADTVINDVLVKAGGAGGVIAIDAKGNIAMPFNSEGMYRASRSSNGDSFIGIFDNE
- a CDS encoding crotonase/enoyl-CoA hydratase family protein encodes the protein MNNQLLNFQVKEQIAYVELARPEKHNAINMQLFNELVATGKVIKKDRAIRAVVIYAQGENFCSGIDIKSVFNYPANALKLLFKIRPWRANKAQRVSTIWREIPVPVIFAIHGKCWGAGLQIALGGDFRIAAPDASLSIMEARWGLIPDMGGNIALKELMPIDQAKKLTMTAQQVNGEQALALGLITQLAEDPLQQAKALAIELISQSPDAIAGCKKLFNQTWQQSHAMTLAKESWYQIKILLGKNYRIKGYNQSHPKTAKPFLPRKRW
- a CDS encoding ABC transporter substrate-binding protein, whose product is MRNYLRCLLLLAVLSVAISAQADSVKVVFLNPGYPEQNTTGNFWRNVSDFMQVAADDLSIELTTLYACRDHILMKSLVDKLISYQPDYVVLVNEKGVVSNMVRQLARHNISIFFLLNRLNKKEFDSLTGHEKQVIKGSVIPDNFIVGQQLLQQLVQRSEKISRDQTADNKVQPKYLLALQGDFTTPASLAREQGFKQAFAKTSSLYLLDSTVANWSKQQAYQKVTGLLKRSRIDIIWAANDAMAFGAKQAVDEAKLNYPVVIGGVNWDIGDVNYPLDISFGGHVTLGAYAMVMIKDIADKRLPEAQHHQIINIFAPSTAPYYQAFVKHLADRELAHYDFTVFTQQHPQHQAFSIVNLVSAFAAN